Proteins encoded within one genomic window of Fusarium musae strain F31 chromosome 4, whole genome shotgun sequence:
- a CDS encoding hypothetical protein (EggNog:ENOG41) yields the protein MAFEKRIRSRKAQSMITADTTTDDSFEELSSAPSLSRREYSEDNLGSSKFAEAMKNPDWRRRDGFSASDLIDTTNSINQASPHSRETPNNGAEGEYISHMRNGSVSPWTFIDNSNQLQPCLCGSETDTKDSNVSSTNQEHDNVQAAGAMGGLCTIRLNVDLAGGHSKDRQLRVLQVSTLPCYAASPQEHRAAVPNIDREAPIAYVQRVVRTQRRTMQRTDSSNAERCRTHRHIFPTEAGNESEFDKERTDKTRQAVLKGTAVANIGSAHGKFQPEVPSGPSSSAEQTRKSEELERRKAAFMKILQKLQKGSKNETEKSKRDIDRPFISHGCPWGPKSSQQPSQSKQQSSDSGIGSLYSDPRRSKDSSNDSGIRFDSDVLTHGLNPRAREFLSFKRSFPAAPQTLGIVSFSEDEILKSMLLRQTENGSEDIVRNTIRTASHNMDDISVPALQSDIGANSTESTSVPVISTADAAKQDSEEINYSSNVSPPAHYGSPGGACGPSVRNILTPGVLPGLGLGILPTPATFGNTPSLAMFSPLLQQYPVASGHFMGTSVAPQILFNPTPGSSCYQPRPHPVPKPTNPDPIQQQKYEEYIEWRKAHEPGYALACKGRQQRRAQRGIATQP from the coding sequence ATGGCCTTCGAAAAGAGGATTCGAAGCCGAAAGGCTCAATCCATGATTACAGCCGACACAACCACTGATGATTCTTTTGAGGAACTGTCTTCGGCACCGTCTCTTTCGCGGAGAGAATACTCCGAAGATAACCTCGGTAGTTCAAAGTTTGCTGAAGCAATGAAAAACCCCGATTGGCGTCGACGCGATGGATTCAGTGCTTCTGACCTTATTgacacaaccaacagcataaATCAAGCCAGTCCACATAGTCGAGAGACTCCCAACAATGGTGCAGAAGGAGAATATATCTCCCATATGAGGAATGGAAGCGTATCTCCATGGACTTTCATTGACAATTCCAATCAATTACAACCTTGCCTATGCGGTTCTGAGACTGATACCAAGGATTCAAACGTGTCTTCTACCAACCAAGAACATGATAATGTGCAGGCAGCTGGTGCCATGGGTGGGCTCTGTACTATCCGGCTTAACGTCGACCTGGCCGGTGGCCACAGCAAGGACCGCCAACTCCGCGTTCTTCAAGTCTCAACCCTTCCTTGTTACGCTGCCAGCCCACAGGAGCATAGAGCGGCAGTCCCTAACATTGATCGAGAGGCTCCTATTGCCTACGTGCAACGTGTTGTCAGAACACAGCGAAGAACTATGCAAAGAACTGATAGCTCCAATGCAGAACGATGTCGAACTCATCGCCATATTTTCCCCACAGAGGCTGGAAACGAGAGTGAATTCGACAAAGAAAGGACTGACAAGACCAGGCAAGCTGTACTGAAGGGCACAGCTGTTGCCAACATCGGCAGCGCACATGGAAAATTCCAACCGGAAGTACCCAGTGGCCCGTCATCGTCAGCTGAGCAAACCAGAAAGAGTGAAGAACTCGAACGCAGAAAAGCCGCTTTCATGAAAATTTTGCAAAAGCTTCAGAAAGGATCAAAAAATGAGACTGAAAAAAGCAAGAGAGATATAGATAGGCCTTTTATCAGCCATGGTTGTCCTTGGGGCCCAAAATCAAGCCAGCAGCCGAGCCAATCTAAACAACAAAGCTCTGATTCCGGTATTGGCTCTCTTTATAGCGATCCACGGAGAAGTAAGGACTCATCTAATGACTCCGGAATCCGATTTGATTCTGATGTCCTCACACATGGATTGAACCCTAGGGCAAGGGAATTCCTGTCATTCAAAAGAAGTTTCCCAGCAGCACCGCAAACTCTGGGAATTGTCAGTTTTTCAGAAGACGAGATTTTGAAGAGTATGTTGCTAAGGCAAACTGAGAATGGAAGCGAAGACATCGTTAGAAACACCATCAGGACTGCATCTCATAACATGGACGACATTTCTGTTCCCGCACTACAGTCAGACATTGGTGCCAACAGTACAGAGAGTACATCTGTTCCAGTGATAAGTACAGCCGATGCAGCCAAACAGGACTCAGAAGAGATCAACTACTCATCGAATGTATCGCCGCCCGCCCATTATGGATCCCCAGGGGGTGCTTGTGGCCCTTCAGTGCGAAATATCCTCACCCCTGGAGTGCTACCtggtcttggacttggaatCCTGCCAACGCCTGCCACCTTCGGCAATACGCCGAGCCTAGCAATGTTTAGTCCTCTTCTACAACAGTATCCTGTTGCATCAGGTCACTTCATGGGCACTTCTGTAGCGCCTCAGATTCTCTTCAATCCAACGCCGGGAAGTAGTTGTTATCAACCTCGCCCACACCCTGTTCCCAAACCGACAAACCCGGACCCAATTCAGCAGCAAAAATATGAAGAATATATTGAATGGCGTAAAGCTCATGAGCCTGGATACGCACTTGCATGCAAAGGCCGGCAACAACGCCGTGCCCAACGTGGTATAGCAACGCAACCTTGA